A single Clavibacter nebraskensis NCPPB 2581 DNA region contains:
- a CDS encoding carbohydrate ABC transporter permease, with product MTTTSRPARRAPADRPPRPRRSRMARREAVVGYLFISPWIIGFLVFTLGAMVYSLVVSFSDYNLATDIATPVGTANYERLFSDPRVALSLGNTLFFCVLAVPFEVCLALLLAILLARLGRGAGIFRTLYYLPKMTPTVATASVFLLLLNGNTGAVNKGLEAIGIDGPQWLIDPAWVKPSIVLMTLWGVSGTMVIFLAALKDVPRELYEVSALDGAGPVRQFFAITVPMISGAIFFNVVVLTIAALQVFDQAYLLFWRDQTNASPDSSLFYGVYLFQQAFRSFDFGFAAAMAWLLFVIVLVITLIQVKLSNRFVYYEGDR from the coding sequence ATGACGACGACGAGCCGCCCCGCGCGACGAGCCCCCGCCGACCGGCCGCCCCGTCCCCGCCGCTCCCGCATGGCCCGCCGCGAGGCCGTCGTCGGCTACCTCTTCATCAGCCCGTGGATCATCGGCTTCCTCGTCTTCACTCTCGGCGCGATGGTCTACAGCCTCGTGGTGTCGTTCAGCGACTACAACCTCGCCACCGACATCGCGACCCCGGTCGGCACGGCGAACTACGAGCGCCTGTTCTCCGATCCGCGCGTCGCCCTGAGCCTCGGCAACACGCTCTTCTTCTGCGTCCTCGCGGTGCCGTTCGAGGTCTGCCTGGCGCTCCTGCTCGCGATCCTCCTCGCGCGCCTCGGCCGCGGCGCCGGCATCTTCCGCACCCTCTACTACCTGCCCAAGATGACCCCGACGGTCGCCACCGCGAGCGTCTTCCTGCTGCTGCTCAACGGCAACACGGGCGCGGTCAACAAGGGGCTCGAGGCGATCGGCATCGACGGACCGCAGTGGCTCATCGACCCCGCCTGGGTGAAGCCGTCGATCGTCCTCATGACGCTGTGGGGCGTGAGCGGCACCATGGTGATTTTCCTCGCCGCCCTCAAGGACGTGCCGCGCGAGCTCTACGAGGTCTCCGCCCTCGACGGCGCCGGTCCCGTGCGGCAGTTCTTCGCCATCACCGTGCCCATGATCTCCGGCGCCATCTTCTTCAACGTCGTCGTGCTCACCATCGCCGCGCTGCAGGTCTTCGATCAGGCCTACCTGCTGTTCTGGCGGGACCAGACGAACGCTTCCCCCGACTCGTCGCTGTTCTACGGCGTCTACCTGTTCCAGCAGGCGTTCCGCTCGTTCGACTTCGGCTTCGCGGCCGCGATGGCCTGGCTGCTGTTCGTGATCGTGCTGGTCATCACGCTGATCCAGGTGAAGCTGAGCAACCGGTTCGTCTACTACGAGGGGGACCGCTGA
- a CDS encoding response regulator, translating to MIRIVIADDHPVVRAGLHAVLDAAADIDVIGEAATPEEAVALAASEDPDLVLMDLQFGQERTGADATRQIRAAEAAPYVLILTNYDSDGDILSAVEAGASGYLLKDAPPAELLAAVRAAAAGESALAPAVASRLLARMRAPRVSLSSREIEVLRLVADGASNTDVAARLHITDATVKSHLVHVFSKLGVSSRTAAVAAARELGVLR from the coding sequence GTGATCCGCATCGTCATCGCCGACGACCACCCCGTCGTCCGCGCCGGGCTCCACGCCGTGCTCGACGCCGCGGCCGACATCGACGTCATCGGGGAGGCGGCGACGCCCGAGGAGGCCGTCGCGCTCGCCGCGTCCGAGGATCCGGACCTCGTGCTGATGGACCTCCAGTTCGGCCAGGAGCGCACGGGCGCCGACGCGACCCGGCAGATCCGGGCGGCCGAGGCGGCGCCGTACGTGCTGATCCTCACCAACTACGACAGCGACGGCGACATCCTCAGCGCGGTCGAGGCGGGCGCCAGCGGCTACCTCCTCAAGGACGCGCCGCCCGCGGAGCTGCTCGCGGCGGTGCGCGCGGCCGCCGCCGGCGAGAGCGCGCTGGCGCCCGCGGTCGCGAGCCGCCTCCTCGCCCGGATGCGCGCCCCGCGCGTGAGCCTGTCGTCGCGCGAGATCGAGGTGCTCCGGCTCGTCGCCGACGGCGCGTCGAACACCGACGTGGCCGCGCGCCTCCACATCACCGACGCGACCGTGAAGTCGCACCTCGTGCACGTCTTCTCGAAGCTCGGCGTGAGCTCGCGCACTGCTGCGGTCGCGGCGGCGCGGGAGCTGGGGGTGCTGCGCTGA
- a CDS encoding ABC transporter ATP-binding protein: MIHLDDVTLTFPDGDSRITAVDHVSLTAPAGVVTGITGPSGSGKSSILAVAATLIRPDSGRVLIGDVDAATLSRKEATALRREGIGIVFQQSNLVPSLTAREQLLVMAELGGGGRGRRAAVRRRADALLDAVGLMAHAGKRPAQLSGGQRQRVAIARALVNDPSVLLVDEPTSALDQERGAEIMDLIAQLTHGQGTATLLVTHDLVHRGALDRLVTVVDGRIAGVDDAAGAPPAGRVAATR, encoded by the coding sequence ATGATCCACCTCGACGACGTCACCCTCACCTTCCCCGACGGGGACTCCCGCATCACCGCGGTCGACCACGTCTCGCTCACGGCGCCCGCGGGCGTCGTCACCGGGATCACCGGGCCGTCCGGATCCGGCAAGTCCTCGATCCTCGCGGTCGCCGCCACCCTGATCCGGCCCGACTCCGGCCGCGTGCTGATCGGCGACGTCGACGCCGCGACCCTCAGCAGGAAGGAGGCGACGGCGCTGCGCCGGGAAGGCATCGGGATCGTGTTCCAGCAGTCGAACCTCGTGCCGTCGCTCACGGCGCGCGAGCAGCTGCTCGTGATGGCGGAGCTCGGCGGCGGCGGGCGCGGTCGGCGCGCCGCCGTCCGCCGCCGCGCCGACGCCCTGCTCGACGCGGTGGGCCTGATGGCGCACGCCGGCAAGCGCCCCGCGCAGCTCTCCGGCGGGCAGCGGCAGCGCGTCGCCATCGCCCGCGCGCTCGTGAACGACCCGTCCGTGCTCCTCGTCGACGAGCCCACGAGCGCGCTCGACCAGGAGCGCGGCGCCGAGATCATGGACCTCATCGCGCAGCTGACCCACGGCCAGGGCACCGCGACCCTGCTCGTGACCCACGACCTCGTGCACCGCGGGGCGCTCGACCGGCTCGTCACGGTGGTGGACGGGCGGATCGCGGGTGTCGATGATGCCGCCGGCGCGCCGCCGGCGGGGCGGGTCGCGGCGACGCGCTGA
- a CDS encoding carbohydrate ABC transporter permease, which translates to MAVTDRTPDAAATPAAATGDPRLAAALTPLPSRDTLPRRADPDRGRRVRSRIGRALITTLLVAFALLFLYPFAWLLAASLKPRGEVFDNSLWPRTFTPENYVEVWQQLPLLGWMGNSLAIALLSAALVSISSALVAFGFAYFRFPGRRILFGLVLATMMLPGAVTMVPQFLIWKNLGLIGTWIPLFGMNLFGSAFYIFLQRQFFLGLPRELFEAARLDGASYFGMFRRIALPLSIPSFVIIFIFEFQASWNNLQASLIYLNAGSVEGFTVPLGLSYAMTAFSPTNGGQGDYQLVMVAALLVTLPMLLLFAFGQRYFVEGIATQGRKG; encoded by the coding sequence ATGGCCGTCACCGACCGCACGCCCGATGCGGCGGCGACGCCCGCCGCCGCCACCGGCGACCCGCGCCTCGCCGCAGCCCTCACGCCGCTGCCGTCGCGGGATACGCTCCCCCGCCGCGCCGACCCCGACCGCGGCCGCCGCGTTCGCTCCCGCATCGGCCGCGCCCTCATCACGACGCTGCTCGTGGCCTTCGCGCTCCTGTTCCTCTACCCGTTCGCGTGGCTGCTCGCCGCGAGCCTCAAGCCGCGCGGCGAGGTCTTCGACAACTCGCTCTGGCCGCGCACGTTCACGCCCGAGAACTACGTCGAGGTGTGGCAGCAGCTGCCGCTCCTCGGCTGGATGGGCAACAGCCTCGCCATCGCGCTGCTCTCCGCGGCGCTCGTGTCGATCTCGAGCGCGCTCGTGGCGTTCGGCTTCGCGTACTTCCGGTTCCCGGGGCGGAGGATCCTCTTCGGCCTGGTGCTCGCGACGATGATGCTGCCCGGCGCCGTCACGATGGTGCCGCAGTTCCTCATCTGGAAGAACCTCGGGCTCATCGGCACGTGGATCCCGCTGTTCGGCATGAACCTGTTCGGCTCGGCCTTCTACATCTTCCTGCAGCGCCAGTTCTTCCTCGGCCTGCCGCGGGAGCTGTTCGAGGCGGCGCGGCTCGACGGCGCCAGCTACTTCGGGATGTTCCGGCGGATCGCGCTGCCGCTGTCGATCCCGTCGTTCGTCATCATCTTCATCTTCGAGTTCCAGGCCAGCTGGAACAACCTGCAGGCGTCGCTCATCTACCTCAACGCCGGCAGCGTCGAGGGCTTCACGGTGCCGCTCGGCCTCTCCTACGCGATGACCGCGTTCAGCCCCACGAACGGCGGCCAGGGCGACTACCAGCTCGTCATGGTCGCGGCGCTCCTCGTCACCCTGCCGATGCTCCTGCTGTTCGCGTTCGGGCAGCGCTACTTCGTGGAGGGCATCGCGACGCAGGGGCGGAAGGGCTGA
- a CDS encoding ABC transporter substrate-binding protein has product MTRTHRTLAVVAAAATATLLAGCGSGGSGAADATFTTDATGTLKAWAFDGADDVGKARLQHAADALSDVTIDLDSTAFDAQKFTTRVASGQTPDVVQMDRQFVATYAAQDLILPLDECYSANDVDPAERFYESVTNDIRYDDKIWAVPQFFQPPAILLNERVLSAAGVTAEQFDTSKPDQLLDAVGKVYRESGGDPAVLGLDAVPTSQAALWMLGFGGQLVDAEGKPTLDDDANLPGLEFLKRLSDAQGGYAEGKSFSDAFDTFGDGNQFVKDQVGAQIDAQWYLNVVAPYRDAIDISAVPFRDSDGEPFAVAGGSAFVIPAGAENKDAACAWMLDLTSQESWEAAGDVRAATVTEKGGINTGLFTGSPAADQAIRDAHVVPSGDDGIDQAIATFYDVVAEGRSIGGSPAGQQIQGELQNAVASTLLGDKTPEQALADAQTAAMRAYEQAAR; this is encoded by the coding sequence ATGACCAGGACACACAGGACGCTCGCGGTCGTCGCGGCGGCCGCCACGGCCACGCTGCTGGCGGGATGCGGATCCGGCGGCTCCGGCGCGGCCGACGCCACCTTCACGACGGACGCCACGGGGACGCTCAAGGCCTGGGCCTTCGACGGCGCGGACGACGTGGGGAAGGCCCGCCTGCAGCACGCGGCCGACGCGCTCTCCGACGTGACGATCGACCTCGACTCCACCGCGTTCGACGCCCAGAAGTTCACGACCCGCGTCGCGAGCGGTCAGACCCCCGACGTCGTGCAGATGGACCGCCAGTTCGTGGCGACCTACGCGGCGCAGGACCTCATCCTCCCGCTCGACGAGTGCTACTCCGCGAACGACGTGGATCCCGCGGAGCGCTTCTACGAGTCCGTCACGAACGACATCCGCTACGACGACAAGATCTGGGCCGTGCCGCAGTTCTTCCAGCCGCCGGCGATCCTGCTCAACGAGCGCGTGCTCTCCGCGGCCGGCGTCACGGCCGAGCAGTTCGACACCTCGAAGCCCGACCAGCTGCTCGACGCGGTCGGCAAGGTCTACCGGGAGTCCGGCGGGGATCCGGCCGTGCTCGGCCTCGACGCCGTGCCCACCAGCCAGGCCGCGCTCTGGATGCTCGGCTTCGGCGGCCAGCTCGTCGACGCCGAGGGGAAGCCCACGCTCGACGACGACGCGAACCTCCCCGGCCTCGAGTTCCTCAAGCGGCTGTCCGACGCGCAGGGCGGGTACGCCGAGGGGAAGAGCTTCAGCGACGCGTTCGACACCTTCGGCGACGGCAACCAGTTCGTGAAGGACCAGGTGGGCGCGCAGATCGACGCCCAGTGGTACCTCAACGTGGTCGCGCCGTACCGGGACGCCATCGACATCTCGGCCGTGCCCTTCCGCGACAGCGACGGCGAGCCGTTCGCGGTGGCCGGCGGATCCGCGTTCGTGATCCCCGCGGGGGCGGAGAACAAGGACGCCGCGTGCGCGTGGATGCTCGACCTCACCAGCCAGGAGTCGTGGGAGGCCGCGGGCGACGTGCGCGCCGCGACCGTGACCGAGAAGGGCGGCATCAACACCGGCCTCTTCACGGGATCCCCGGCCGCCGACCAGGCCATCCGCGACGCCCACGTGGTGCCGAGCGGCGACGACGGGATCGACCAGGCCATCGCGACGTTCTACGACGTGGTGGCGGAGGGCCGGTCGATCGGCGGGTCGCCGGCGGGGCAGCAGATCCAGGGCGAGCTGCAGAACGCCGTCGCCTCGACGCTCCTCGGCGACAAGACGCCGGAGCAGGCGCTCGCCGACGCGCAGACCGCGGCCATGCGGGCCTACGAGCAGGCGGCGCGCTGA
- the glpX gene encoding class II fructose-bisphosphatase encodes MTEENYSNPDRNLGMELVRATEAAAIRSAPFIGKGDKNAADGAAVDAMRKFLGTVAFDGLVVIGEGEKDEAPMLFNGEHVGNGFGPACDIAVDPIDGTSLTAAGRMNALSVIAVSDRGSMFDPSAVFYMDKLVTGPEGRGVVDLDRPIGDNIRALADAKGLAVEDMQVAVLDRPRHADLIAQIRAAGASTRLLLDGDVAGGINAARPDSRIDMCVGIGGTPEGIITACAIKALGGVLLSRLAPKDDAERQRAVDAGHDLNRILDQDDLVTGDNAYFVATGVTDGALVAGVTRHRGMIRTSSIVLRSHSGTIRRVEADHLVSKWYSDAS; translated from the coding sequence ATGACCGAGGAGAACTACTCGAATCCGGATCGCAACCTCGGGATGGAGCTCGTCCGAGCCACCGAGGCCGCCGCCATCCGCTCCGCTCCCTTCATCGGCAAGGGCGACAAGAACGCCGCCGACGGCGCCGCGGTCGACGCGATGCGCAAGTTCCTCGGCACCGTCGCCTTCGACGGCCTCGTCGTCATCGGCGAGGGCGAGAAGGACGAGGCGCCGATGCTCTTCAACGGCGAGCACGTCGGCAACGGCTTCGGCCCCGCGTGCGACATCGCGGTGGATCCCATCGACGGCACGAGCCTCACCGCCGCCGGCCGCATGAACGCCCTCTCCGTCATCGCGGTGAGCGACCGCGGCAGCATGTTCGACCCGTCGGCCGTCTTCTACATGGACAAGCTCGTCACCGGCCCCGAGGGTCGCGGCGTCGTCGACCTCGACCGCCCCATCGGCGACAACATCCGCGCGCTGGCCGATGCGAAGGGCCTCGCGGTCGAGGACATGCAGGTCGCCGTGCTCGACCGGCCCCGGCACGCGGACCTCATCGCGCAGATCCGCGCGGCCGGCGCCTCCACCCGACTCCTGCTCGACGGCGACGTCGCCGGCGGCATCAACGCGGCACGCCCCGACTCGCGCATCGACATGTGCGTCGGCATCGGCGGCACCCCCGAGGGCATCATCACGGCGTGCGCGATCAAGGCGCTCGGCGGCGTGCTCCTCTCGCGCCTCGCGCCCAAGGACGACGCCGAGCGGCAGCGCGCGGTCGACGCGGGCCACGACCTCAACCGGATCCTCGACCAGGACGACCTCGTCACGGGCGACAATGCGTACTTCGTCGCCACGGGCGTCACCGACGGCGCGCTCGTCGCGGGCGTCACCCGGCACCGCGGCATGATCCGCACCTCGAGCATCGTGCTCCGCTCCCATTCGGGCACCATCCGCCGCGTGGAGGCCGACCACCTGGTCTCCAAGTGGTACAGCGACGCCAGCTGA
- a CDS encoding AI-2E family transporter has translation MSHDVEPSPGAPDPAAPAAPHAGRAAERGVTPGVLLAAEWSWRLLVIGIAVAAAVWILVAVKEVVIPFLVGLLICALLEPLVGALRKRRWPAWLAITSTLLGTAVVISGLVLLLVTQIRTGIPTLQREAMDRFESVRDLLAQPPFNVVPSDYDALLASAGKALENSREALLTGALDAGLGVGHLVTGALLAFFTIVIVLIDGRGIWRFVVSVFPRRARSAIDGAGRAGWGTLSAFTRVQIFVAAGNAVGIGIAAWLLGLPLAIPIAVLVFLASFIPVVGAIVSGAFAVVIALVFVGPLQAVIMLAAVIGVHLLESHVLQPLVMGGAVHVHPLAVVLAVAAGSYVGGVAGALFAVPFVATLNVMVRYIAGGSGKDRTPAVGS, from the coding sequence ATGTCCCACGACGTCGAGCCCTCGCCGGGCGCGCCCGACCCCGCCGCGCCCGCCGCCCCGCACGCCGGCCGCGCCGCCGAGCGCGGCGTCACCCCGGGCGTCCTGCTCGCGGCCGAGTGGTCGTGGCGCCTGCTCGTCATCGGCATCGCGGTGGCGGCCGCCGTGTGGATCCTCGTCGCGGTCAAGGAGGTGGTGATCCCGTTCCTCGTCGGCCTCCTCATCTGCGCGCTGCTGGAGCCGCTCGTGGGCGCGCTGAGGAAGCGCCGCTGGCCCGCCTGGCTCGCCATCACGTCGACGCTGCTCGGCACCGCGGTCGTCATCTCCGGGCTCGTGCTCCTGCTCGTCACGCAGATCCGCACGGGCATCCCCACCCTGCAGCGCGAGGCGATGGACCGGTTCGAGTCCGTCCGCGACCTCCTCGCGCAGCCGCCCTTCAACGTGGTGCCGTCCGACTACGACGCGCTGCTCGCGTCCGCGGGCAAGGCCCTCGAGAACAGCCGCGAGGCCCTCCTCACCGGCGCGCTCGACGCGGGGCTGGGCGTCGGCCACCTCGTCACGGGCGCGCTCCTCGCGTTCTTCACCATCGTCATCGTGCTCATCGACGGCCGCGGGATCTGGCGCTTCGTCGTCTCCGTCTTCCCCCGTCGCGCCCGCTCCGCCATCGACGGCGCGGGCCGCGCGGGCTGGGGCACGCTCTCCGCGTTCACGCGCGTGCAGATCTTCGTGGCGGCCGGCAACGCGGTCGGCATCGGCATCGCCGCGTGGCTGCTCGGCCTCCCGCTCGCGATCCCCATCGCGGTGCTCGTGTTCCTCGCCTCGTTCATCCCGGTCGTGGGCGCCATCGTGTCGGGCGCGTTCGCGGTGGTCATCGCGCTCGTGTTCGTGGGCCCGCTCCAGGCCGTGATCATGCTGGCCGCCGTCATCGGCGTGCACCTGCTCGAGTCGCACGTGCTCCAGCCGCTCGTGATGGGCGGGGCCGTGCACGTGCACCCGCTCGCCGTCGTGCTGGCCGTGGCCGCGGGATCCTACGTCGGCGGCGTCGCGGGCGCCCTCTTCGCGGTGCCGTTCGTCGCGACGCTCAACGTGATGGTCCGGTACATCGCGGGCGGCAGCGGGAAGGACCGCACCCCCGCCGTAGGATCGTAG
- a CDS encoding DMT family transporter, whose amino-acid sequence MSWIVLIVSGVLEAVWATALGKSAGFTKLGPSIVFGVAVVLSMVGLAYAMREISTGTAYAVWVGIGASLTVAYAIVTGSEPASIVKVLLLLGLVGCVVGLKLVDTGS is encoded by the coding sequence ATGTCGTGGATCGTCCTCATCGTCTCCGGGGTGCTCGAGGCCGTCTGGGCCACCGCCCTCGGGAAGTCCGCCGGGTTCACGAAGCTCGGACCGTCGATCGTCTTCGGCGTCGCCGTGGTGCTGAGCATGGTCGGGCTCGCCTACGCGATGCGCGAGATCAGCACGGGCACCGCGTACGCCGTGTGGGTCGGCATCGGCGCCTCGCTCACCGTCGCCTACGCCATCGTCACGGGATCCGAGCCCGCGAGCATCGTGAAGGTCCTCCTGCTGCTCGGCCTCGTCGGCTGCGTCGTCGGCCTCAAGCTCGTCGACACCGGGAGCTGA
- a CDS encoding sensor histidine kinase, whose product MAHSTLSPVFVGLRTGLHVLVAALVALVVVRVLVADSPRTGPALALTSAFAVLYLLGARVRLVRASRRAAVGAVWITALTVAWIALLVLVPDAAYLVFPLFFLYLHTLPRAAGPIAVVVATLVAVVALGLHGGFTIGGVIGPLVGAGVALLIGLGYRALARESAEREALLAELIATRDLLAATEREQGVLTERARLAREIHDTVAQGLSSIQMLLHAAEAADGDRPGLDHIRLARATAADGLADTRRFIRELAPPSLDAGLGAALVRLSAQWRREGLRIDVAVPPLEQPLPMDVQTALLRIAQGAVANVAQHADASVVEIGLAVTATHATLTVRDDGAGFDPARAAADAGASDSFGLRAMAQRVEQLGGALDVDSAPGRGTTITAILEVGQS is encoded by the coding sequence ATGGCCCACAGCACCCTCTCCCCCGTGTTCGTGGGGCTCCGCACCGGACTGCACGTGCTCGTCGCGGCGCTCGTCGCGCTCGTGGTGGTGCGCGTGCTCGTCGCGGATTCGCCGCGCACCGGGCCCGCGCTCGCGCTGACGTCCGCGTTCGCCGTGCTCTACCTGCTCGGCGCGCGGGTGCGGCTCGTGCGCGCGTCGCGCCGGGCGGCCGTCGGCGCCGTGTGGATCACCGCGCTCACCGTGGCGTGGATCGCGCTCCTCGTGCTCGTGCCGGACGCGGCCTACCTCGTCTTCCCGCTCTTCTTCCTCTACCTGCACACGCTGCCGCGCGCCGCCGGGCCGATCGCCGTGGTCGTCGCGACGCTCGTCGCGGTCGTGGCGCTCGGGCTGCACGGCGGCTTCACCATCGGCGGCGTGATCGGCCCGCTCGTCGGCGCGGGCGTCGCGCTGCTCATCGGCCTCGGCTACCGGGCGCTCGCGCGGGAGTCGGCCGAGCGGGAGGCGCTCCTCGCGGAGCTCATCGCCACGCGCGACCTGCTCGCCGCGACGGAGCGGGAGCAGGGGGTGCTGACGGAGCGCGCGCGGCTCGCACGGGAGATCCACGACACCGTCGCGCAGGGCCTCAGCAGCATCCAGATGCTGCTGCACGCGGCCGAGGCGGCCGACGGCGACCGGCCGGGCCTCGACCACATCCGCCTGGCCCGCGCGACCGCGGCCGACGGGCTCGCCGACACGCGCCGCTTCATCCGGGAGCTCGCACCGCCTTCGCTCGACGCGGGGCTCGGCGCGGCGCTCGTCCGGCTGAGCGCGCAGTGGCGCCGGGAGGGGCTCCGCATCGACGTCGCCGTCCCGCCGCTCGAGCAGCCGCTGCCGATGGACGTGCAGACGGCCCTGCTGCGGATCGCCCAGGGCGCCGTGGCCAACGTCGCGCAGCACGCCGACGCGAGCGTCGTGGAGATCGGCCTCGCGGTCACGGCGACGCACGCGACCCTCACGGTGCGCGACGACGGCGCGGGCTTCGACCCGGCCCGGGCGGCCGCGGACGCCGGCGCCTCCGACTCGTTCGGCCTCCGCGCGATGGCGCAGCGCGTGGAGCAGCTCGGCGGCGCGCTCGACGTCGACAGCGCTCCCGGCCGGGGCACCACCATCACCGCGATCCTGGAGGTCGGGCAGTCGTGA
- a CDS encoding alpha/beta hydrolase fold domain-containing protein — protein sequence MTRTRTRRSLLSRLAPPVIAVVGGQGEFASPARTMGAAHRRVVRPGAFAPPPLLRGVRVTARVEGGWHVYEVAPSGPATRRRALYAHGGGWTHEISPFHWWLVAGLARRTGTRFTVPIYPLVPSGTAADVVARTADLAAALVTEVGAANVTLMGDSAGGQIALSTAMALRDRGVPAPRDVVLLSPALDLSFTDALIARIQPTDPWLAVDGMRAAVESWRGDLPVEDPRVSPLRGSLAGLGRITVFTGTHDILFADARALERKAAAAGHPVRIHVEPNLLHVYALMPIPEGARARDAMVDLLLA from the coding sequence ATGACCCGCACCCGCACCCGCCGCAGCCTGCTGTCCCGCCTCGCCCCGCCCGTGATCGCGGTCGTCGGCGGGCAGGGCGAGTTCGCGTCGCCCGCGCGCACCATGGGCGCCGCCCACCGGCGCGTGGTCCGGCCGGGCGCATTCGCGCCGCCGCCGCTGCTCCGCGGGGTGCGGGTCACCGCCCGGGTGGAGGGCGGCTGGCACGTCTACGAGGTCGCGCCGTCGGGCCCCGCCACCCGCCGCCGCGCCCTGTACGCGCACGGCGGCGGGTGGACCCACGAGATCTCGCCGTTCCACTGGTGGCTGGTCGCCGGCCTCGCGCGCCGCACCGGCACGCGGTTCACGGTGCCCATCTACCCGCTGGTCCCGAGCGGCACGGCGGCCGACGTCGTCGCGCGCACGGCGGACCTCGCGGCCGCGCTCGTCACGGAGGTCGGCGCCGCGAACGTGACGCTGATGGGCGACTCGGCGGGCGGCCAGATCGCGCTGTCGACGGCCATGGCGCTCCGCGACCGCGGCGTGCCGGCGCCGCGCGACGTCGTGCTCCTCTCGCCCGCGCTCGACCTGTCGTTCACGGATGCGCTCATCGCCCGCATCCAGCCGACCGACCCGTGGCTCGCGGTCGACGGCATGCGCGCCGCCGTGGAGTCGTGGCGCGGCGACCTGCCGGTGGAGGATCCGCGGGTGAGCCCGCTGCGCGGATCGCTCGCCGGCCTCGGCCGCATCACGGTGTTCACGGGCACGCACGACATCCTCTTCGCCGATGCGCGCGCCCTCGAGCGGAAGGCGGCCGCGGCGGGGCACCCCGTGCGGATCCACGTGGAGCCGAACCTCCTGCACGTGTACGCGCTCATGCCCATCCCCGAGGGCGCCCGCGCGCGTGACGCGATGGTCGACCTGCTGCTCGCCTGA
- a CDS encoding ABC transporter permease codes for MFVAWRDLRFARGRFVLIGAVVALITLLVGFLAGLTGGLAAQDVSAVLALPGDRLVLAQPDSGQPSFAQSSLDDATVAAWRGTAGVTAVTPVGIAQGRATVSGADADAVAVALFGVPHGAPASTVTALAPTADDEVGLSSEAAHALHAAVGDRITIAGAAYDVASVGGDASYSHTPVVALTPAAWADADRRLGGDGDATVLAVSGSPDWAAAASATRTSASPALASLGALETFKSEIGSLALMIAMLFGVSALVVGAFFTVWTMQRAGDVAVLKALGASDASLIRDALGQALVVLVLGIGVGMAAVVGLGSLAGGALPFLLSPLTTLLPAAAMAVLGLAGAAVALRTVTHADPLTALGSNR; via the coding sequence GTGTTCGTCGCCTGGCGTGATCTCCGATTCGCCCGGGGCAGGTTCGTGCTCATCGGCGCGGTCGTCGCCCTCATCACCCTGCTCGTGGGGTTCCTCGCGGGCCTCACCGGCGGGCTCGCCGCGCAGGACGTGTCGGCCGTGCTCGCTCTCCCCGGCGACCGCCTCGTGCTCGCGCAGCCGGATTCCGGCCAGCCGTCGTTCGCGCAGTCCTCGCTCGACGACGCCACGGTCGCCGCGTGGCGCGGCACCGCGGGCGTCACGGCCGTCACGCCCGTCGGCATCGCGCAGGGTCGGGCGACCGTGTCGGGAGCGGATGCGGATGCGGTCGCCGTCGCCCTGTTCGGGGTCCCGCACGGCGCGCCCGCCTCCACGGTCACGGCCCTGGCTCCCACCGCGGACGACGAGGTCGGCCTGTCGTCGGAGGCGGCGCACGCGCTGCACGCGGCGGTCGGCGACCGGATCACGATCGCGGGCGCCGCCTACGACGTCGCGTCGGTCGGCGGCGACGCCTCCTACAGCCACACCCCCGTCGTCGCGCTGACGCCGGCCGCCTGGGCAGACGCCGACCGGCGGCTCGGCGGCGACGGCGACGCGACCGTGCTCGCCGTCTCCGGATCCCCGGACTGGGCCGCCGCCGCGAGCGCCACCCGCACCTCCGCCTCGCCGGCCCTCGCGAGCCTCGGCGCGCTCGAGACCTTCAAGTCGGAGATCGGATCCCTCGCCCTCATGATCGCGATGCTGTTCGGCGTCTCCGCCCTCGTCGTCGGCGCGTTCTTCACCGTGTGGACCATGCAGCGGGCGGGCGACGTCGCCGTGCTGAAGGCGCTCGGCGCGTCCGACGCGTCGCTGATACGCGACGCGCTCGGACAGGCGCTCGTCGTCCTGGTGCTGGGCATCGGCGTCGGGATGGCCGCGGTCGTCGGCCTCGGATCGCTCGCCGGCGGCGCCCTCCCGTTCCTGCTGAGCCCGCTCACCACCCTCCTCCCGGCGGCCGCCATGGCCGTCCTCGGGCTCGCCGGCGCCGCCGTCGCGCTCCGCACCGTCACCCACGCCGACCCCCTCACCGCACTCGGGAGCAACCGATGA